The DNA segment ggttttttttttttttttaagattttatttatttatttgacagagagagactgccagcgagagagggaacacaggcagggggagtgggagagggagaagcaggctcccggagaaggagcctgatgcggggctcgatcccagaacagtgggatcacgccctgagccgaaggcagatgcttaacgactgcaccacccaggcgcccctccgcgTGCTGTTTCTAAGGCTCGTCCGTGCTGTAGCATGAATCAGAACGTcgctcctttttatggctgaggacTATTCCATCGTGTGGCCAGACCACGTttcacttatccattcatccacggGCAGATGCGTGGGCCACTTCCGCCTTCTGGCTGCCGTGAATCGTGCCGCCGTGAGCCTGTGCGCACGTAGCTGTtagagtccctgttttcaattctttggtttatatctagaagtgggatttgctaggtcatatgataattttttaactttttgaggaaccgcaaAACCAGCATTTTCTTAAGGTGCTTGATCAATGTTggtttccttcttccccctctgaCCCTTTCACCTGCCAGAAGTCACCCCTGAGACCTTCATCGCCTACAAAATCCTGGAGGTTTTCCCCAGAGGACGCAGGGTGGTCATAACGTGCCACTCACCCCAGGTACCCCCGCCCGTCACCTACTCCCTCTGGGGCAGCCAGGGCACCGAGGTCGCCAAGAAGGTGGTGAAGACCGGAGACCCAGCCTCCTTCAGCATCAACGTCACGCTCAAGTCCAGGCCAGACCTGCTCACTTACTCCTGCCAGGCGGCCTCCCCCTGGGGCGTGCACTCAGCCAGCACCAAACTGCAGATGTACTGGGAGCTGTGGACCAGTGAGTGCACGctgggggctgggatgggggcagggtcTGGGCTAGAAGGCAGGAGACTGGGGACAGGACAGGTTGCTCACCTCCAAGGCCACTCTGGGTCCCTTAGGCCTGTGCCCAGAACAGTGTAGCTCCTGGCTGGGCCCCAGCGGGGGCCTTTGGTGCAGGCGGAAGTGACCAGGGCCTGGGCCCCATCAGTTGAGCTCTGGCCTCATGCTGATAGAGGAGGTACTTTTTGTGCTTTATCTAGTTGAATCTTCACAGCAGCTGGAGGGTGGGGTTTGTGGTTCCTGGCCTATAGAAAGCCCTTGGTGATTAAGAATGTCACCCCCAGGCCAGGGGCAAAGGCTGGTTTCACCCCACTCTGACCAGCCCCAGAACCTGTGTTCTTCCCACTTCGTCCCTGATCTTAATTCAGGTGTCCCTCCTGGTGGGAGGCCCAGGGCTGGAGGATGTTGCACAGGGTGGGCCCCTGGCCCCCTGACCCCACCCCTGAGAGGAGCCTGCCTAGTGAAGGAGGGCCCAAGGTGTGGAGCCCTATGGTCAGCGTTCAGGTCTCCACACTTACAGGCTATgagtcttgggcaagtcactcaacctctgtGGGCCTAGTTGCttcatctgcaaaacaaaaataataatagttcctATCCCAGGAGGGTAGAAAAGCTTCAGCGGAAGCCTCTAGTAGGTGGTCAGTATGCCATAAGGGGTGGTGGTTGTTACTCACCCGTAAGGCTATTTTTAGCATTAGGCTGAAGGCCCTGGGGGATTCTAGAATCTAGAATCTTGTGAGAGTTCTTGTTCTGAAGGAACTATTCCAGTAAAAGAGCCAAGACTGAAAGAATATaaatagggttgccagataaattTCGCCCAGGATATAGTTAGTCAAACcaacaaattattcatttttcacctgaaattcaaatttaactgggcatcctgtatgtattttttatttggtaaGTCTGACAACCCAGGATATGCCAAATGTGAAATTGCATAGTACACACTGCAAATAGGGCAGAAGCTCAGACACGAGATAGGGGGAGTAATccagaaggctgcctggaggaggtagCAATAAGAGTTAGGCTTCCAGGCTCAGTAGGCATTTTGTAACAAGGAAATTTGCTGGGGAGAGGGTAGTAAAGTCACCCAGGCACGCCCGTGCTAACCTCTTCCACCCTACCAGAGCCCGTGTCCCAGCTGCAGGCGAACTTCACCTTGCTGGACAAGGCATCGGGCCCCAGGGTAGAGATTTCCTGCCAGGTGTCCTCAGGCAGCCCACCCATCACCTACAGCCTGGTCGGGAAGGACGGGTCCGTCCACACGCAGCAGAGACCGAACTACGGGCAGCCTGCCAACCTCTCCTTCACCCTTACCAACACGTCCAACTGGCTCCAGTGCCAGGCTGAAAATGACATCAGTGTCCAGTCCAGCCCCTTCAAGATGGTGCCCCCAGGTGAGAACTCCCCTTGGTTTCCAGAGGGACAGCTGGCACTCTGGGTACGGCAGTGGGAGACAGAACTCCGCCTCGCCACCGTTAAGAGCAGGGAAGGGCGCTGTGAAGCAGCCATGCCCCTCCGGCCCTGCCTAAGGGCGGCCAGCTCAGCCACCCCCCTCCCTCACAGGACAGCTGCCCCAGGGGGCTATCGTGGTGCTGACTGGGAGCCTCACCTCCATTGCAGCTGTCACCTCCTGGTTGCTAGGCCCGGCCTTGTGGACCAGGTAGGAAATGGGTGCAAGGTTTCGGGGCACAGTGAGGATGGCGGGTGGCGTATGGACCACCAGGAGCCCGGCTGGAGGCAGCGGGTGGTGGGTTTGCAGGACAGGGCTGGCCGCCAGGCAAACAAAGGGCCATGTGGCTCATGCGTGACTTGCAAATTTCACGAAAGGCCTGCTGGGTGCCACGTGCCTGCTGAGGGCTCCCACATCCCTGGCTTTATCCGACCCTGATTAACTCTCCCCGTAGCCCTGTGGTGGAGTCACTTGGCTTCTGGGTGGGGCGTTCGCCTGTCTCCCTGATGGGTCTGAGGAGGGACACCACGAGTCGGGATGATGCCCCCCTGGGGACCAGGGTGGATGAGGAGCTTCTGCTCTCCATGGCAACCACAGAAGCCAGTGCTTCCCGGCTGGTGACATGAGGCAGGGCCAGGCCTCCTGGGGTTCCCTCTCCAAGGATCTCACTTCACTGACTTGTAAAGTGACCAGGGCCTTTGTGTCGTCTGTCCCCCGGCCCCGCAGGCCTCTGTGTGCTCCACCTGTCTGGCCTTTGGGAGCTGTCACCTGTGCCCCGTGAACTtctcacctccctgggcctctagGATACTGCCATCTCCTGgttgtcttcctccctccctggccaggCTTCTCAGCAGCCATTGTCTGTCTTTGGTAGTCCCCTTGTCTCACCTCtgggtccctccctcccatctctgtccCTTCAAGAGGCCAGACTCATGGGAAAGCcatgtcacctctctgagcctctgtgttcccttctataaaatggggtataGAGACAGGGCTCTCACTCGCCATGTGACCAGGGGCCAGTGCTTGTCCTCTTGGTGATTCAGTTCCCTCCCCTTCATTTAGTGGGGTGACTAAGCCTTACACCCCTTCTGCTGCCCAGGGCACTGATGCACTAGGcaccataaaactcccagaggCCTTGGGAGGGGGCGGCTGAGAGGTGTGTTTGCCTAACCTGGAATCTTAACTCCTTTGTCATCAAGGCTGTGACCAGAAGAGGCAGGCCTGGCAGAGTCCCCTCAGGAGGGCCCTGGTCTTTGTCTATTGCGGAAGGACCCAccatttgaaagaagaaaaagactgcCAGCCCTGATTCTTGGAGCCTGGTGCTCTTCCATGAACGCACATGGTGTTAGGCTGAGGATTTTAGGATGGGGTGGGCTGTGATGGAAGGGGAGGTCCATACGAAGGGGAGGCTCTGTGTGACCCCTGTCTTCACCCCTCAGCTGCTTGTCACCGTCCATGCAGGTCCAGGGAGAAAGTGGGGTACATTGTGAAAAGGCCCAGCTGCACCAGCCCACCTCCCTCACAGCTGTTCCCCTTTTCCCTGGAGTGGCACCCCGTCTCTGGTGGCCTAGTCCTCTGGCCCCACCTACTCACCTGTCACAGTCAGCTCACCTGGGAGGACTCTGAGCCCTCCTCTGGCCAGCACCCCCTTAATCCTCACTTGCAACTAGCAAAAAGTGTCTGGAGTTTTTCCTTGCCAGTCAGCTTGTGGCCCCTAGGGAAcgcaccccctcaccccacccccactcggcCTTCCCTGTTCAGATGCTCTAAACCATTTGGGggtgtgctgggggaggagaaTTGGATTAAACCCTGTCCTCTGCCTGTCACCCTGGAAACTTGGTTTCTGTTCGCACACCATCTTGGGCATGGAAGTCTGAAGTCATACATACTTGGGACCTGGTCCAGCCGGGGAAGATTTggcgggggtggggctgggggggctcGACGCCACCCCAGGCTTAACTCCAGAGAGAAGCAAAGAGTGACAGGCCAGTCAGAGAGGGCGTCCAGGCTGTGGCCTGCGGTTTTGGATagaatggggagagaagagggggtgCTTATGAGCCTGGGTGCTGGGCAGGTGAGACCCAGACAGGCACCGGGCGAGCTTCCTGGAGAAGGCGGGAGGGCGGGGGCAAAATGTGGGTGGGGTAGAGGGGCGGGCCCTCCTTGCGTCCCTCTCTTCCTGAGCACTCTCTGGCCCTTATCTGGGAGAAGGGGGACGCGGCCCGGGCCACGGGGTGGGCTGGACGACTGTCCGCGGCCGAACGCAGGCCCCGCCCGCTCTACTCGCCACTGGCGGCGGGCCGCACTTTGCCCTCGGTCCCTGGGGCCACGCCCCGGAGGGGGTTGCCGCGAGCTTGCGAGCGCGACAGGTGGCGGCGACCGAGGCCGGGAGGGTGCGGGTGGCGCGCGTGGAGCCGGCGAGAGGGCCCGGATCCCGCCGCCCTCCCGGCCTAGGGCCCCGTCGGctcccacccaggggccccagcttcCCCCACCTTCTCCTGGCCCCCGCTGCCCCCCACCGGCCGGGCCCCGGCGCGGGGTGGCCCGGAGGCGCCGCGGGGAGCAGGCCTGTCGCCCTGCTGGCGGTGGGAGGAGCTTGGGGCAGCTCCAGGACAGGTGGCCGGCGTGCTGGGACTCCGTGCCGGGGGAATTCGCCGGAAAGGGGCTTTCCAAAGCCACGTGGGGTACCGGGGCAATCTGGCTCCCTGAAACAGTATCTCCCTTCCACTCTGGAGCAGGCCGCGGATCTGCTTCCCCGCAAGATCAGGGGACCCCAGGATGTACCCTTCCCTGTGAGGGAGGGGAGTCCTCCAGCACCAGGTTGGGGATGGGGGGGTGATCACAGGCTCTTGGACAACCAGCTCTGGAAGTTGGAGAAGGTGTTAGAGAGTGGGCAGGCAGAAGGCTGGAACTGAAGTGCCCATGCCATGCCTTCCTGGGACTGGAGACTTCTGAGGTGCCCTAGTGGCACccatgccccctccctgcccgaTCGTGGGGTCTGTTCCAAGGGGCAGATGCCCCGGGTGTCTGGACGGCTGTGCCAGGAGTGGGGCCTGGCACACTGCTCCCAGCATCCCGGAGTTCCGGCTTCATCTCccgctgggggtggggcttgTGACTGCCAGCTCCAGAGCCTATTCACAGACCTTGTTCCAgcagggcagggcgggggagAGGCCTGGGCCCCTCCCCGTGAGAGCCAGGTGTCCAGATTGTCCTGCATCCCAGCATCTGCTGACATGGGGTGGTGGCCTGGAAGTTTGGGGAGGAGATGAGGTGACATGAGGCTGCTCCCAAGGGCCTGGAGCCCCTCCCAGAGTTCTGGCTGGCATGCCCCCTTGCACCCCCAACTGGGACCAGCAGGGTTCTGAGTGCAGAACTGTGTCCACAGGGCCTGCCAGTCAGACTAGCCGGGGGTGTCCTATGCAGACAGGACTCACTTATGGGCAGGAAGCAGGCTGGGGTTCCCTCAGAGGGGAGAGTCACGATACCAAAGAGGCCAGTAGTCCTTGTAGGAAGACGGCTAGCCAAACTGGGGAGGCCAGGCTGGAGCAGGAAAGAGTTGGAGGGGGCACCAAGGAGTGGGAGTCTGGGCCACGGTCTTCTGCTCAGAGCGCACTGGCGTGCCTCTCCTGAGCAGGGGGACTTGTCCGTCCCCGAGGTGTTCAGGCAGAGGTTGGGCGCCAGAGAGGAGACAGGCAGAAGATAATCTGGGGGCGAGGCTCCAAGCCTGGGTTTCTGTAACTTTGTGGCCCAACTCCTATTGAACCACGATGACCTCTCCTCGCAGCCAGCTGGGGCGGGGCAGTCCCTCTCAGGAGATCCCCATCCgttccccactgccccccagtCCAGGAATTCCCAGCCGTGCCCCTGCTGATGGTGGCTGTGCTGGTGTCTGCTGCTGGCCTGGGAGAAGGGAGTAGGGAGAAGTGGGGACCGTGCACCAGGAGGCAACTTGCTTATCAGCTCACGCCCCAAGTTCAGAAGGGGCCATGGTGCCTGACCCCCCCTAAGGGGAACAGCAGCAGTGGGAGAGCCCAGGGTCCCCATCATGTGTGCCCCCCTGGGGGTTGTCTGACGACCACTCAGCCCTTCCCCACCTGTCCCCTCAGGTCTTTGCCTTGATCGTGTTCTCGTGCATTTTCGGCGAGGGCTACGTCAATAACCACCGCTCCGAACAGAAATACTGCGTTTTCAACCGCAACGAGGATGCATGCGGCTATGGCAGCGCCATCGGGGTGCTGGCCTTCCTGGCCTCGGCCTTCTTCCTCGTGGTTGACGTCTATTTCCCCCAGATCAGCAATGCCACTGACCGCAAATACCTGGTCATCGGCGACCTGCTCTTCTCAGGTACCTGCTACCAGCGCCCCCGTTCTACTTGGGGGAGGTGAATAGGAGCAGGCAGTGTTCCCCAaagccctggggctctgggacTGCAGGGCCTCGGCAACCTCGGGAGGGGCCCGGAGCAGCCCCGGGTCCCCCGCCCCACTCAAGCAGACAGACTTGCACAGGGATTTCTGTCGGTCTGCCGAAGCCCACCAATGTCGAGTCATGGTCAcggggctctggagccaggcacCCCGGTCCCCACCCTGGCTTCGGCATCAGTGCCCTTTATACTCCTGGAAGCTTCTGGGAGATCCTTGCCCAGggcctcccccacacccctgccagcACGGGGGGCCCCTCCTGGGTCCCCAAACAGCCCCTGCCTCCACCATGGAGCTGACCTTGCCCTCCCGGCCTTCTTCCCAGCTCTCTGGACCTTCCTGTGGTTCGTTGGTTTCTGCTTCCTTACCAACCAGTGGGCAGCCACCAAGGAGGAAGATGTGCTCATGGGGGCCGACTCAGCCCGGGCAGCCATCACCTTCAGCttcttctccatcttctcctGGGTAGGTGGGCCAGGGCGGACAAGGGTTGCAGTATCTTTGGAGAAGGGTGGTGGAAGGCTGAACTCGGGGCTCCCTGCAGGGTGCACTGGCCTCCCTGGCCTACCAGCGCTACAAGGCCGGAGTGGACGACTTCATCCAAAACTACGTAGATCCCACCCCAGACCCCAGCACGGCCTATGCCTCCTACCCTGGCGCGTCTGTGGACAATTACCAACAGCCACCCTTCACCCAGAACGCCGAGACCGCTGAGGGCTACCAGCCGCCCCCTGTATACTGAGCTGCAGTCGGGGATGGTAAGGGAGCCAGAGAGGGTGCTCGGGGGGCCTCCCCCCTAACCCGGACTCCTCCCATGAGCCTTGCCTCCTGGAGCTGTGGCCTCCTCATCCTGTCCAGTGCCTGTCGGAGCCCCCGCACAGCCTGGGgagcccctgctcccctcccccaccctgggctgcTGGCGTGGAGCCCCGGCCAGAAGTGCCTCTGCCCCACGGCCTTCACCCACCACTCCTCAAGGGCATTTTTTAGAAAAGGGTTTTTAGCCAGATGTGTTTTGTTACTGCTTTTAATGATCTCCACCCCCACCCGAAAGAGCTAGATGTGCCCGACATGCTGTTTTGACAAGTGCCTTAGCTTCTGTCCTGCCCAAAGGAGCCAGGCTCAGGTCCAGGCCGTGGTAGCCGCAGTTACTTGGGGTTCTGTGCCAAAGATGAGGCTGCAAGCCTTCCACCTGCACTGCGGCTGGTGCTGGGCCGGGGCCCCCTTTCCTGCTCACTCAGGTTTGTTTCCCACCTCCTGGCGCTACCGTGCCTGCAGCCCCGTGCCTGCCCTGGGAGCTGGCAGCCCTGTGCTCACTGCTGTCATGTCTGCTCACTCTTGGATCTGGGGTCCCTACCCTGTGCCTGTGCCTCTGGGCTGCTCTCCTGAcagcaggctgggctgggcggTGCTCGCGGCAGGGGGCACGGGGTAGCACTCCCTTCTCCTTGTTCTCACCCCTTGGCAACAGGGAGGGGCTTTGCCTGACCAGAAACACCCAGCTTTATGTAAATATTCTGCCACTGTTAGGTGTGGGGTGCACCCACAGCCCCTGGGCTGTTCTGAATGTATTAAGGAGCCTTGGGGATAAGATGCACAGATCCTTGGTTCTAGCAGGCAGATTCCAAGacagaataaatgtttttcttgctCATAATCTCCATTGTCATTCCTTGGGCCTCAGCCTAGGGGTCGAGGAGAAATTCCACTCCAGGGTGCACCCTGGGAGGGGGGTGCTTTATGAATTAGCATTTTGAATAGTCAGGGCAGTCTGCCCCTCTGGTATGCCtagcgcacgcacacacaccctcGTCTGGGGTCTCATGCCTCCCACTGCCGTCCATCAGCATCTTAAAATAGCACCTAGCTCAGCCTGTAAACAAGACAGCTCTTCTGGATGGCCTTGCCAAGGCCCTGCTATGCCCTTGCTAGAGTTGgggcgggggcacctgggagcTGCCCCACTAAATGCCCCTTCCCTGGTAACCCTTTCCTTCCCAGCGCCTCCTAGCAGTGAGGAGTACCCTGGGATGGCCCACCCCAAGGGAGCAAGCCTATCTCCGGTGGGAGAGGCCAGGGTCGCTGAAGTACCTCGTTTCCCTTTTGGAGCAGTGACAGCAGGGACTGTCAGAAGTGGGCCTGTTAGTTTGAAAATTCTGAGTACCAACTAATACAGTTCTGTGAACACCTTTGTGACTCAGGACCAGTCACTGGCAAGCTGGAGTAGAGCAAAGGGGAGAGGCAAGCCAGGGCAAGGAGGCCACCCCGGAACCCTGATCCCATCTGCACCtggtttgggggagagggagcttGCCCACCCCAGTGGATTCTTGCTTCCATGCAAGCCGCTGACAGCCCATTTTACAAGGTACAGCTCAGCTAGTCTTCTGGGCGCCTGAGCTATCAAGTGTCTGTTTCACAAACAAAACCTGACCCCACAGCCCCAGCTGGCAGCCCTGACCATAGCCTTGTCTTTCCATCCTGGGCCCCAGGCTCCTCCGTCCACCCATTTTGTCCTGAAACCCGTCCAGACAGAAGAGCAAGCAAATATTCCTCCTAGGACAGCCTTCATGGTCGCTTCTCGGTTAAAGTGTTGTGGCTAAGAGACTAGTAGTTCTAGAAAAAGATCTGGAAAGAAATCCCCACCCTTGTCATATCAGAGCTGTCTACAGTGAGACCCAGGGCATCCCAGGCTGTAAAGACAAATGTgtttacggggcacctgggtgcctcagttaa comes from the Ailuropoda melanoleuca isolate Jingjing chromosome 13, ASM200744v2, whole genome shotgun sequence genome and includes:
- the SYNGR2 gene encoding synaptogyrin-2, translated to MTSPRSQLGRGSPSQEIPIRSPLPPSPGIPSRAPADGEQQQWESPGSPSCVPPWGLSDDHSALPHLSPQVFALIVFSCIFGEGYVNNHRSEQKYCVFNRNEDACGYGSAIGVLAFLASAFFLVVDVYFPQISNATDRKYLVIGDLLFSALWTFLWFVGFCFLTNQWAATKEEDVLMGADSARAAITFSFFSIFSWGALASLAYQRYKAGVDDFIQNYVDPTPDPSTAYASYPGASVDNYQQPPFTQNAETAEGYQPPPVY
- the C13H17orf99 gene encoding protein IL-40 — encoded protein: MGCCGLRVISLLQAPTLGASQGPQSGGGPAEGAPASLIRGPYSGGGMRLLLLFCWAMLAAGSFSVGQELEVTPETFIAYKILEVFPRGRRVVITCHSPQVPPPVTYSLWGSQGTEVAKKVVKTGDPASFSINVTLKSRPDLLTYSCQAASPWGVHSASTKLQMYWELWTKPVSQLQANFTLLDKASGPRVEISCQVSSGSPPITYSLVGKDGSVHTQQRPNYGQPANLSFTLTNTSNWLQCQAENDISVQSSPFKMVPPGQLPQGAIVVLTGSLTSIAAVTSWLLGPALWTSPAGLCVLHLSGLWELSPVPRELLTSLGL